A portion of the Streptomyces sp. NBC_01335 genome contains these proteins:
- a CDS encoding roadblock/LC7 domain-containing protein, translated as MTAPSTFGLSTEARNLHWLLSNLVEEVPGVHSVTVVSSDGLMLLSSDPGHQAAPAAGNQQSPRGSSADLATIVSGIGSLTMGAAKLMDGGGVKQTMVAMEEGSVFVMSISDGSLLGVHATPDCDMGVIAYHMALFVGRAGHVLTPELRNELRKSMESAQ; from the coding sequence TTGACTGCGCCCAGCACATTCGGGCTGAGCACCGAAGCCCGGAACCTGCACTGGCTGCTGAGCAATCTGGTGGAGGAGGTACCAGGGGTCCACTCGGTCACGGTCGTCTCGTCCGACGGGCTCATGCTGCTCTCCTCCGACCCCGGACACCAGGCCGCTCCGGCCGCGGGGAACCAGCAGAGCCCCAGGGGCTCCAGCGCCGACCTCGCCACCATCGTCTCCGGCATCGGGTCCCTCACCATGGGGGCCGCGAAGCTGATGGACGGCGGCGGCGTCAAGCAGACGATGGTCGCGATGGAGGAAGGAAGCGTCTTCGTCATGTCGATCAGTGACGGTTCGCTCCTCGGCGTCCACGCCACCCCCGACTGCGACATGGGCGTCATCGCGTACCACATGGCGCTCTTCGTCGGCCGGGCCGGACACGTCCTCACCCCCGAACTCCGCAATGAGCTGCGCAAATCGATGGAGAGCGCCCAGTGA
- a CDS encoding DUF742 domain-containing protein has product MTSAAEPARRLPVRGSDRKPARVRPYSLTGGRTRFGHVLLVETFVAALEAPEERRELTGGNLSTRVMPELRAIVELCRRMRTVAEISALLQMPLGVVRVLLSDLADQGKIRVYGTGHGAGQPDRALLERVLNGLRRL; this is encoded by the coding sequence GTGACGTCCGCCGCCGAACCCGCCCGCAGGCTCCCCGTGCGGGGGTCCGACCGGAAGCCCGCACGGGTCCGTCCGTACTCCCTCACCGGCGGACGCACCCGCTTCGGGCACGTGCTGCTCGTCGAGACCTTCGTCGCCGCGCTGGAGGCGCCCGAGGAGCGCCGCGAGCTCACCGGCGGAAACCTCAGCACACGGGTCATGCCGGAGCTCCGGGCGATCGTCGAACTCTGCCGCCGGATGCGTACGGTGGCCGAGATCTCCGCCCTGCTGCAGATGCCGCTCGGTGTGGTCCGGGTGCTGCTCAGCGACCTGGCCGACCAGGGAAAGATCCGCGTGTACGGAACCGGCCACGGCGCCGGTCAGCCCGACCGCGCACTGCTCGAAAGGGTGCTCAATGGACTCCGTCGTCTCTGA
- a CDS encoding styrene monooxygenase/indole monooxygenase family protein: MRKILIVGAGQSGLQLALGLQSRGYEVTLMSNRTADEIRTGRVMSTQCMFDTALQYERDYQLNFWETQAPKIEGLGVSVAGPDSSRVIDWVGKLDGFAQSVDQRVKMAGWMETFAQRGGQLVIHGAAVSDLDYFSRTYDLVMVSAGKGELVSMFGRDASRSPFDAPQRALAVAYVHGMGPRPEHPEFDAVRCNLVPGVGELFVMPTLTTSGRADILFWEGVPGGPLDVFQGIKDPSEHLAKTLELMERFTPWEYARATKVELTDANGTLSGRYAPTVRNPIGRLPGGGLVLGVADVVVANDPITGQGSNSASKCANAYLESIIEHGDRAFDAEWMQATFDRYWDTAQHVVKWTNAMLGVPPEHVLNLLGAAGQMQPVADRFANGFNDPADFDNFFFEPEKTNAYLASVAGA; encoded by the coding sequence ATGCGGAAGATACTCATAGTCGGAGCCGGCCAGTCCGGACTTCAGCTCGCCCTCGGCCTGCAGTCACGCGGGTACGAAGTCACCCTCATGTCGAACCGCACGGCCGACGAGATCCGGACCGGCCGGGTCATGTCCACGCAGTGCATGTTCGACACCGCTCTCCAGTACGAGCGCGACTACCAGCTCAACTTCTGGGAGACCCAGGCCCCGAAGATCGAGGGCCTCGGCGTCTCGGTCGCGGGCCCCGACTCCTCCCGGGTCATCGACTGGGTCGGCAAGCTGGACGGCTTCGCGCAGTCGGTGGACCAGCGGGTGAAGATGGCCGGCTGGATGGAGACCTTCGCCCAGCGCGGCGGCCAGCTCGTCATCCACGGTGCGGCCGTCTCGGACCTGGACTACTTCTCCCGTACGTACGACCTGGTGATGGTCTCGGCCGGCAAGGGCGAGCTGGTCTCCATGTTCGGCCGGGACGCGTCGCGTTCGCCGTTCGACGCCCCCCAGCGGGCGCTGGCCGTCGCGTACGTCCACGGCATGGGCCCGCGCCCGGAGCACCCCGAGTTCGACGCCGTCCGCTGCAACCTGGTGCCGGGCGTCGGCGAGCTCTTCGTGATGCCGACGCTGACGACCTCGGGGCGCGCGGACATCCTCTTCTGGGAGGGCGTCCCGGGCGGCCCGCTCGACGTCTTCCAGGGCATCAAGGACCCCTCGGAGCACCTGGCCAAGACGCTGGAGCTCATGGAGCGGTTCACGCCGTGGGAGTACGCCCGCGCCACCAAGGTCGAGCTGACCGACGCCAACGGCACCCTGTCCGGCCGGTACGCGCCGACCGTGCGCAACCCGATCGGCCGGCTCCCCGGCGGCGGCCTCGTGCTCGGTGTCGCGGACGTGGTCGTGGCCAACGACCCCATCACCGGCCAGGGCTCCAACTCGGCCTCCAAGTGCGCCAACGCCTACCTGGAGTCGATCATCGAGCACGGCGACCGCGCGTTCGACGCCGAGTGGATGCAGGCCACCTTCGACCGCTACTGGGACACCGCCCAGCACGTGGTGAAGTGGACGAACGCCATGCTGGGGGTCCCGCCGGAGCACGTGCTGAACCTGCTCGGCGCCGCCGGCCAGATGCAGCCGGTCGCCGACCGCTTCGCCAACGGGTTCAACGACCCGGCCGACTTCGACAACTTCTTCTTCGAGCCGGAGAAGACGAACGCGTACCTGGCCTCGGTCGCGGGCGCCTGA
- a CDS encoding sensor histidine kinase, producing the protein MQKKRPRSKVSTQDVSGATAPVAGGDKRKVRVRRRLVAGVAVVGITVIAAGAPAALSASSDLNESQNLVTLAELDQQAITLAHSLADERDAITAYIAGGRKTYDGNGDGGDAKPGDDSLSARVDQQIDEIREAAPDTLRRDLSTVPSLRRDAVSGKGSALAAHQAYSEVIAKLHDLAAELAETTPPRAAAATRAPLALSTAVEQASATRGLLLAALAVPSPAPVQEYDPYTGLPVQSDDDEKSADDHARDELSAAAQQARVRELAALADFDQAAGTGARDKLSSTVTGPEVNSAEKYLAALTDSPELSDSEQKTSSKKLSAALSARIDRMRGVESALGTAQVQRLEKLRDDDVTGLELSLALLGGCFLIAVGVSTAVARTLTQPLAVLRIGSARLAAEPETSEAIAYRGRNDEFAQVVRSINALHARLLALHGEFAGQAGGLRAEHAELVAGREALTLQRAELQVQVADLTAELQRLRNTVHHTFVNLSLRSLGLVERQLGVIENLEEREQDPERLATLFKLDHLATVMRRHGENMLVLAGADHGQGHPGPIPLVDVARAAVSEIERYERVTIQSLPPYAQIAGFAADDLSHLVAELLENATAFSPPDSRVELSGWLLETGEVMLSVQDEGIGMSAARMEEVNLRLADPNSFRVGDPSDDSTGLGLQVSSLLAARHGVQVRLQPQKTGTGVAAVVVLPQALLPKAPPAASPPPVNVPGGAPALNLPGSVAEANSNTLQSRSLVLPADDPLIAAAERTIRDAGPQAVPAAAPEAHQAPAAAPEAPAATVPGGPAAEPSAPVETPAETTMQFRLPTVPEEDVQPAPAAAPDAPGNPYAIGPDQHERSADTAGPHAPAAHDPYEAPEPRPFPLPGTGPAPYSQAPQAPQAPQIPQAEPLPVREAASTESVPGPRQPERVTDKGLPKRTPRVVKPADSPSAERTGSLDKEALRRRLGGFQRGAREGRRDVEAEIAEGVEPEVPAAPTARTDLAGRPDGQETGDTVEEARS; encoded by the coding sequence GTGCAGAAGAAGCGGCCGCGGAGCAAGGTCAGCACGCAGGACGTTTCCGGGGCGACCGCTCCGGTGGCGGGCGGCGACAAGCGCAAGGTGCGCGTGCGCCGGCGACTCGTCGCGGGCGTCGCCGTCGTCGGGATCACCGTCATAGCGGCGGGTGCCCCGGCGGCCCTCAGCGCCTCCTCCGACCTCAACGAGTCGCAGAACCTGGTGACGCTGGCCGAGCTCGACCAGCAGGCCATCACGCTCGCCCACTCCCTCGCCGACGAACGCGACGCGATCACCGCGTACATCGCGGGCGGCCGTAAGACCTACGACGGCAACGGCGACGGCGGCGACGCCAAGCCCGGCGACGACAGCCTCAGCGCCCGGGTCGACCAGCAGATCGACGAGATCCGCGAGGCCGCCCCCGACACGCTCCGCCGGGACCTCTCCACCGTCCCGTCGCTGCGCCGCGACGCGGTCAGCGGCAAGGGCTCGGCCCTCGCCGCCCACCAGGCGTACAGCGAGGTCATCGCCAAGCTCCACGACCTCGCCGCCGAACTCGCCGAGACGACCCCGCCGCGCGCGGCCGCCGCCACCCGCGCGCCGCTCGCCCTCTCCACCGCCGTCGAACAGGCCTCCGCCACCCGGGGACTGCTCCTCGCGGCCCTCGCCGTGCCCAGCCCGGCACCGGTCCAGGAGTACGACCCCTACACCGGGCTCCCCGTGCAGAGCGACGACGACGAGAAGTCGGCCGACGACCACGCCCGGGACGAGCTGAGCGCCGCCGCCCAGCAGGCCCGGGTCCGCGAACTCGCCGCCCTCGCCGACTTCGACCAGGCAGCCGGCACCGGCGCCCGCGACAAGCTCTCCTCCACCGTCACCGGGCCCGAGGTCAACAGCGCCGAGAAGTACCTCGCCGCCCTGACCGACAGCCCCGAACTCTCCGACTCCGAGCAGAAGACCAGCTCGAAGAAGCTTTCCGCCGCCCTCTCCGCGCGCATCGACCGGATGCGCGGCGTCGAGTCGGCGCTCGGCACCGCCCAGGTGCAGCGGCTGGAGAAGCTCCGCGACGACGACGTCACCGGGCTGGAACTCTCCCTCGCCCTGCTCGGCGGCTGCTTCCTGATCGCGGTCGGCGTCTCCACCGCCGTCGCCCGCACCCTCACCCAGCCGCTCGCCGTGCTGCGCATCGGCTCCGCCCGGCTGGCCGCCGAACCGGAGACCTCGGAAGCGATCGCCTACCGGGGCCGCAACGACGAGTTCGCCCAGGTGGTCCGCTCGATCAACGCCCTGCACGCGCGGTTGCTCGCCCTGCACGGCGAGTTCGCCGGGCAGGCCGGCGGTCTGCGGGCCGAGCACGCCGAACTGGTCGCCGGGCGCGAGGCGCTCACCCTCCAGCGCGCCGAACTCCAGGTCCAGGTCGCCGACCTCACCGCGGAACTCCAGCGGCTGCGCAACACCGTGCACCACACCTTCGTCAACCTCTCGCTGCGCAGCCTCGGGCTCGTCGAGCGCCAGCTGGGCGTGATCGAGAACCTGGAGGAGCGCGAGCAGGACCCGGAGCGGCTGGCCACCCTCTTCAAGCTCGACCACCTCGCCACCGTGATGCGCCGCCACGGCGAGAACATGCTGGTCCTCGCGGGCGCCGACCACGGTCAGGGGCACCCCGGACCGATCCCGCTGGTCGACGTGGCCCGTGCCGCCGTCAGCGAGATCGAGCGGTACGAACGCGTCACCATCCAGTCCCTGCCGCCGTACGCCCAGATCGCCGGGTTCGCCGCCGACGACCTGAGCCACCTGGTCGCCGAACTCCTGGAGAACGCGACCGCGTTCTCGCCGCCCGACTCGCGCGTCGAGCTCTCCGGCTGGCTGCTGGAGACCGGCGAGGTGATGCTCTCCGTGCAGGATGAGGGCATCGGAATGTCGGCGGCGCGGATGGAGGAGGTCAACCTCCGGCTGGCCGACCCGAACTCCTTCCGGGTCGGGGACCCGTCCGACGACAGCACCGGCCTCGGCCTCCAGGTCTCCTCGCTGCTGGCCGCGCGCCACGGCGTACAGGTGCGGCTGCAGCCGCAGAAGACCGGCACCGGCGTGGCGGCGGTCGTCGTGCTGCCCCAGGCCCTGCTGCCGAAGGCCCCGCCGGCCGCCTCGCCGCCGCCGGTGAACGTGCCGGGCGGCGCGCCGGCGCTGAACCTCCCGGGTTCCGTCGCCGAGGCGAACTCCAACACGCTCCAGAGCCGTTCGCTCGTCCTCCCCGCCGACGACCCGCTGATCGCCGCCGCCGAGCGGACCATCCGGGACGCGGGCCCGCAGGCGGTCCCGGCCGCCGCTCCCGAGGCGCACCAGGCACCGGCCGCCGCTCCCGAGGCACCGGCCGCCACCGTCCCCGGCGGACCGGCCGCGGAGCCGTCGGCCCCGGTGGAGACCCCGGCCGAGACCACCATGCAGTTCCGGCTCCCGACGGTGCCGGAGGAGGACGTGCAGCCGGCCCCCGCGGCGGCCCCGGACGCGCCCGGGAACCCGTACGCCATCGGCCCCGACCAGCACGAGCGGTCCGCCGACACGGCGGGTCCGCACGCCCCGGCCGCCCACGACCCGTACGAGGCACCGGAGCCCCGGCCGTTCCCGCTCCCCGGGACCGGTCCCGCCCCGTACTCCCAGGCCCCGCAGGCCCCCCAGGCCCCGCAGATCCCGCAGGCCGAACCGCTTCCCGTGCGGGAGGCCGCTTCCACCGAGTCCGTGCCGGGTCCCCGGCAGCCCGAGCGGGTCACGGACAAGGGGCTGCCCAAGCGCACCCCCCGGGTGGTCAAGCCCGCCGACTCACCGTCCGCGGAGCGCACGGGCAGCCTGGACAAGGAAGCGCTCCGGCGCCGGCTCGGCGGATTCCAGCGGGGAGCGCGGGAAGGCCGCCGGGACGTGGAAGCCGAGATCGCGGAAGGCGTGGAACCCGAGGTTCCTGCCGCGCCGACCGCACGCACCGACCTGGCCGGCCGCCCGGACGGCCAGGAGACGGGGGACACTGTCGAGGAGGCACGCAGTTGA
- a CDS encoding GTP-binding protein, producing the protein MDSVVSEPKLSGPTLADPAPAEPKPAEQTLFTPRQPGPQDRTEESIQAWQLDHTRAPTATKIVVAGGFGVGKTTFVSAVSEITPLKTEAVMTRASEETDDLTATPDKSTTTVAMDFGRLTLDDDLVLYVFGTPGQQRFWFMWDDLVRGAIGAIVMADTRRLADCFPALDYFESCGLPYIVAVNHFEGSDRYEAIDVREALSVPQHVPVVIMDARHRITVVESLLTLVGHALDATPV; encoded by the coding sequence ATGGACTCCGTCGTCTCTGAGCCGAAGCTGTCCGGGCCTACGCTCGCGGACCCCGCGCCCGCCGAGCCGAAACCCGCGGAGCAGACGCTCTTCACCCCGCGTCAGCCGGGGCCCCAGGACCGGACCGAGGAGTCCATCCAGGCGTGGCAGCTGGACCACACGCGCGCACCCACCGCGACCAAGATCGTGGTGGCGGGCGGCTTCGGCGTGGGCAAGACGACCTTCGTGAGCGCGGTCTCCGAGATCACCCCGCTGAAGACCGAAGCGGTCATGACGCGGGCCAGTGAGGAGACCGACGACCTCACCGCGACCCCGGACAAGTCCACCACCACCGTGGCCATGGACTTCGGCCGCCTCACGCTCGACGACGACCTCGTGCTGTACGTCTTCGGCACGCCCGGCCAGCAGCGGTTCTGGTTCATGTGGGACGACCTGGTGCGCGGCGCCATCGGCGCGATCGTCATGGCCGACACCCGCCGTCTCGCCGACTGCTTCCCGGCGCTCGACTACTTCGAGAGCTGCGGGCTGCCGTACATCGTGGCCGTCAACCACTTCGAGGGGTCGGACCGCTACGAAGCGATCGACGTCCGCGAGGCCCTGAGTGTCCCTCAGCACGTGCCTGTGGTGATCATGGACGCGCGTCACAGGATCACCGTCGTCGAGTCGCTGCTCACCCTCGTGGGCCATGCTCTCGACGCCACCCCTGTCTGA